The following are encoded in a window of Amycolatopsis lexingtonensis genomic DNA:
- a CDS encoding non-ribosomal peptide synthetase, producing MTDTKQWTFPASFGQERIWLSNQLDPASPVYNLPCQVRQDLPLTVGQWRAALGVVVGRHEALRTAFRMDGGELVQVVHADVPIDVEVHDLRDLPEREERAAELAEAIARRPIPLESAPPWRAQLCRLGDADWLLTFVVHHTVFDAGSVLVLANELNEACNAVAEGRLPKLPELAIQYPDYSAWQRGQLPLVRAQLDYWRERLAGLPPVHSLPTDRPRPADFGFDGGQVDFTLPDGLLDRVGEVGRELSASPFMVLLAGYTALLSRLSGSEDIVVGVPVAGRDLPELAPLIGMFVNQLAIRVDCGGDPAFAELVGRVRAAVLDAIEHGRVPFQLVADEVRPERDAGVQALYQIGFNFIPDSGIEPVRYATAKDDVAIDLTATGGRLLYRTDLFDRETAESMADRFLRVLAAAVENASIAVADLPLLSDAERAQVESWSGSSTSDSPLFVERFEEQVRSTPDAVAVELGGTVLTYAELNARANRVAHRVGAGGVVGVCAPNSADLVVGILGALKSGAAYVPLDPANPAARQELVLADAGARVVLTAGEVTLAAETLALDDPAVWAESSEENPARPGADDIAYVIYTSGSTGRPKGVQVGHRALATYLGWAREAYPSLAGRALLHTSASFDLTVTTLLGPLTAGGSIVDSGRPDFVKATPTHLAVLPEESYPTADLVLGGEALMGEAVRPFAGIVVTNEYGPTEATVGCVVHRLDGPVDGPVPIGRPIPGTRAYVLDERLRPVPPGVAGQLHLAGAQLAHGYLGLPELTAERFPDGPYGRMYATGDLARWRRDGTLEYLGRTDDQVKLRGFRIEPGEVEAALRELPEIRDAAVAVREGTLVGYVVGNADGAAEALRAVLPEYLVPTVFVTLEALPVAASGKLDRAALPDPQPSGEAEYVAPSTAAEELVAEVLGELLGIEKLGVHDDFFAHGGNSLLAIRAMARIRKQVGVELPVRGLFSFTTVAELAAEVERRLEADLDQLSDEEVRAQLAEGEQA from the coding sequence ATGACCGACACGAAGCAATGGACGTTCCCGGCCTCGTTCGGGCAGGAGCGGATCTGGCTGTCGAACCAGCTCGACCCGGCGTCCCCGGTGTACAACCTGCCCTGCCAGGTACGGCAGGACCTGCCGCTCACTGTTGGCCAGTGGCGCGCCGCGCTCGGCGTGGTCGTCGGGCGGCACGAAGCCCTGCGCACGGCGTTCCGGATGGACGGCGGCGAGCTCGTCCAGGTGGTGCACGCCGACGTCCCGATCGACGTCGAGGTGCACGACCTGCGTGACCTCCCGGAGCGGGAGGAACGCGCGGCCGAGCTGGCCGAGGCGATCGCCCGCCGCCCGATCCCGCTGGAGTCGGCGCCGCCGTGGCGAGCCCAGCTCTGCCGGCTCGGCGACGCCGACTGGCTGCTGACCTTCGTCGTGCACCACACGGTGTTCGACGCCGGTTCCGTGCTGGTGCTGGCGAACGAGCTGAACGAGGCCTGCAACGCGGTCGCGGAAGGGCGGCTGCCGAAGCTGCCCGAGCTGGCCATCCAGTACCCGGACTACTCGGCGTGGCAGCGCGGCCAGCTCCCGCTCGTGCGCGCGCAGCTGGACTACTGGCGCGAGCGGCTCGCCGGGCTCCCGCCGGTGCACAGCCTGCCCACCGACCGGCCGCGGCCCGCGGACTTCGGGTTCGACGGCGGCCAGGTCGACTTCACGCTCCCGGACGGCCTGCTCGACCGGGTCGGCGAAGTCGGCCGCGAGCTGTCGGCGTCGCCGTTCATGGTGCTGCTCGCCGGGTACACCGCGCTGCTGTCGCGGCTGTCCGGGTCGGAGGACATCGTGGTCGGGGTGCCGGTCGCCGGCCGCGACCTGCCCGAACTCGCGCCGCTGATCGGCATGTTCGTCAACCAGCTCGCCATCCGCGTCGACTGCGGCGGCGACCCGGCGTTCGCCGAGCTGGTCGGCCGGGTCCGCGCCGCGGTGCTCGACGCCATCGAGCACGGCCGCGTGCCGTTCCAGCTGGTCGCCGACGAGGTGCGGCCGGAGCGCGACGCGGGCGTGCAGGCGCTCTACCAGATCGGCTTCAACTTCATCCCCGACTCGGGCATCGAGCCGGTCCGCTACGCCACCGCCAAGGACGACGTCGCCATCGACCTCACTGCGACGGGTGGCCGGCTGCTCTACCGCACCGACCTGTTCGACCGGGAGACCGCGGAGTCCATGGCGGACCGGTTCCTGCGCGTCCTGGCGGCCGCGGTCGAGAACGCCTCGATCGCCGTGGCGGACCTGCCGCTGCTGTCGGACGCCGAGCGCGCCCAGGTGGAATCGTGGAGCGGATCGTCCACTTCGGACTCGCCGCTGTTCGTCGAGCGGTTCGAAGAGCAGGTCCGGTCGACGCCCGACGCCGTCGCGGTGGAGCTCGGCGGCACGGTCCTGACGTACGCCGAGCTGAACGCGCGGGCCAACCGGGTCGCGCACCGCGTCGGGGCCGGTGGCGTGGTCGGCGTGTGCGCGCCGAACTCCGCGGACCTCGTCGTGGGCATCCTCGGCGCGCTCAAGAGCGGCGCGGCCTACGTCCCGCTCGACCCGGCCAACCCGGCGGCGCGGCAGGAGCTGGTCCTGGCCGACGCCGGGGCGCGCGTGGTGCTGACCGCGGGCGAGGTGACCCTGGCCGCCGAGACCCTCGCCCTCGACGATCCGGCGGTGTGGGCGGAGTCCTCCGAGGAGAACCCCGCTCGGCCGGGCGCCGACGACATCGCCTACGTCATCTACACGTCCGGCTCGACCGGGCGCCCCAAGGGCGTGCAGGTCGGCCACCGCGCGCTCGCCACCTACCTGGGCTGGGCGCGCGAGGCGTACCCGAGTCTCGCCGGCCGCGCGCTGCTGCACACGTCGGCGTCGTTCGACCTGACCGTCACGACGCTGCTCGGCCCGCTCACCGCCGGTGGGTCCATCGTGGACTCCGGGCGGCCGGACTTCGTCAAGGCCACCCCGACGCACCTCGCCGTGCTGCCCGAGGAGTCCTATCCGACCGCGGACTTGGTGCTCGGCGGCGAGGCGCTGATGGGTGAGGCCGTGCGGCCGTTCGCCGGGATCGTCGTCACCAACGAGTACGGGCCGACCGAGGCGACCGTCGGCTGCGTCGTGCACCGCCTCGACGGCCCGGTCGACGGCCCGGTGCCGATCGGCCGCCCGATCCCCGGCACCCGCGCCTACGTCCTCGACGAGCGCCTGCGGCCGGTGCCGCCGGGCGTCGCCGGCCAGCTCCACCTGGCCGGTGCGCAGCTCGCGCACGGCTACCTCGGGCTGCCCGAACTGACCGCCGAACGGTTCCCGGACGGCCCGTACGGGCGGATGTACGCCACGGGCGACCTGGCCCGCTGGCGCCGGGACGGCACCCTCGAGTACCTCGGCCGGACCGACGACCAGGTCAAGCTGCGCGGTTTCCGGATCGAGCCGGGGGAGGTGGAAGCCGCCCTGCGCGAGCTGCCGGAGATCCGGGACGCGGCGGTCGCGGTCCGCGAGGGAACGCTCGTCGGGTACGTCGTCGGGAACGCCGACGGCGCGGCCGAAGCGTTGCGGGCGGTGCTGCCGGAGTACCTGGTCCCGACCGTGTTCGTCACCCTCGAAGCGCTTCCGGTGGCGGCGAGCGGCAAGCTCGACCGGGCCGCGCTGCCCGACCCGCAACCCAGCGGCGAGGCGGAGTACGTGGCCCCGAGCACCGCGGCCGAAGAGCTGGTCGCCGAGGTGCTGGGGGAACTGCTGGGCATCGAGAAGCTGGGCGTGCACGACGACTTCTTCGCCCACGGCGGCAATTCGCTCCTCGCGATCCGCGCGATGGCCCGGATCCGCAAGCAGGTCGGCGTCGAGCTGCCGGTCCGCGGCCTCTTCTCGTTCACCACGGTGGCCGAGCTGGCCGCGGAGGTCGAACGCCGCCTGGAAGCCGACCTCGACCAGCTCAGCGACGAAGAGGTCCGGGCCCAGCTGGCCGAAGGTGAGCAGGCGTGA